In the Ipomoea triloba cultivar NCNSP0323 chromosome 6, ASM357664v1 genome, one interval contains:
- the LOC116022375 gene encoding sodium/hydrogen exchanger 6-like isoform X2 — translation MEEPLLLQISPTDARGSPGKEQQAAGVGILLQIMMLVLSFVLGHVLRRHRFYYLPEASASLLIGLIVGGLANISDTETSIRAWFNFHEEFFFLFLLPPIIFQSGFSLSPKPFFSNFGAIVTFAIFGTFIASMVTGVLVYIGGVILLMYKLPFLECLMFGSLISATDPVTVLSIFQELGTDVNLYALVFGESVLNDAMAISLYRTMSLVRSNTSSGQNFFMIIVRFIETFFGSMSAGVGVGFISALLFKYAGLDIDNLQNLECCLFVLFPYFSYMLAEGLGLSGIVSILFTGIVMKRYTYSNLSDSSQRFVSSFFHLISSLAETFVFIYMGFDIAMEQHSWSHVGFIFFSILFIGIARAANVFGCAYLVNLVRPANRKIPPKHQKALWYSGKSEDFEGLWLLPLLYSQFMISPKGMVRQFSLQPQQLLF, via the exons ATGGAAGAGCCGCTGCTCCTCCAGATTTCCCCGACGGATGCTCGGGGAAGCCCCGGGAAGGAACAGCAAGCCGCCGGAGTGGGAATCCTTCTGCAGATCATGATGCTCGTTCTCTCCTTCGTCCTCGGCCACGTCCTCCGCCGCCATCGGTTCTACTATCTACCAGAAGCTAGTGCCTCACTTTTGATCG GTCTAATTGTAGGTGGCTTGGCTAACATTTCAGATACTGAAACAAGCATTAG GGCATGGTTTAACTTTCACGAGGAatttttcttcctctttctGTTGCCTCCTATCATATT TCAGTCAGGATTCAGTTTGTCTCCT AAACCGTTCTTTTCAAACTTTGGAGCAATTGTGACATTTGCCATATTCGGAACATTTATTGCTTCAATGGTTACAGGTGTCTTGGT TTACATTGGCGGAGTGATTTTACTCATGTACAAACTTCCTTTTCTTGAGTGTCTGATGTTTGGGTCCCTTATATCAGCAACCGATCCTGTCACTGTTCTGTCCATATTTCAG GAGCTTGGCACAGATGTCAACCTTTATGCATTGGTGTTTGGTGAATCTGTTTTAAATGATGCA ATGGCAATTTCTCTATACAG GACGATGTCATTAGTGAGAAGCAATACCTCGTCTGGACAGAACTTTTTTATGATCATTGTCCGATTTATAGAGACATTTTTTGGATCAATGTCAGCAG GTGTTGGTGTTGGATTCATTTCAGCTCTG CTTTTCAAATATGCTGGATTGGATATTGACAA TCTTCAGAACTTGGAGTGTTGTCTGTTTGTCCTTTTCCCATATTTCTC TTACATGTTGGCGGAAGGTCTTGGTCTTTCTGGCATTGTGTCTATACTGTTCACTGGAATT GTAATGAAACGCTACACATACTCAAATTTGTCAGACAGTTCTCAGCGATTTGTATCTTCATTTTTTCATCTGATATCTTCCTTGGCTGAGACATTTGT atttatatatatgggatttGATATAGCAATGGAACAACATAGTTGGTCACATGTTGGATTTATTTTCTTCTCAATT CTATTCATTGGAATTGCTAG GGCTGCAAATGTGTTTGGCTGTGCTTATCTGGTGAATCTGGTAAGACCTGCAAATCGAAAAATACCACCAAAACATCAGAAAGCACTCTGGTACAGTGGTAAGTCTGAG GACTTCGAGGGGCTATGGCTTTTGCCCTTGCTTTACAGTCAGTTCATGATCTCCCCGAAGGGCATGGTCAGACAATTTTCACTGCAACCACAGCAATTATTGTTTTGA
- the LOC116022375 gene encoding sodium/hydrogen exchanger 6-like isoform X1, which produces MEEPLLLQISPTDARGSPGKEQQAAGVGILLQIMMLVLSFVLGHVLRRHRFYYLPEASASLLIGLIVGGLANISDTETSIRAWFNFHEEFFFLFLLPPIIFQSGFSLSPKPFFSNFGAIVTFAIFGTFIASMVTGVLVYIGGVILLMYKLPFLECLMFGSLISATDPVTVLSIFQELGTDVNLYALVFGESVLNDAMAISLYRTMSLVRSNTSSGQNFFMIIVRFIETFFGSMSAGVGVGFISALLFKYAGLDIDNLQNLECCLFVLFPYFSYMLAEGLGLSGIVSILFTGIVMKRYTYSNLSDSSQRFVSSFFHLISSLAETFVFIYMGFDIAMEQHSWSHVGFIFFSILFIGIARAANVFGCAYLVNLVRPANRKIPPKHQKALWYSGLRGAMAFALALQSVHDLPEGHGQTIFTATTAIIVLTVLIIGGSTGTMLEALDVVGDDYDSSLGTLGERLEGSNGYIAPSYDEEPSSGSRFKMKLKEFHKSTSSFTAIDRNYLTPFFTTQNGDEDEQEELFSNSRRPRYSGHS; this is translated from the exons ATGGAAGAGCCGCTGCTCCTCCAGATTTCCCCGACGGATGCTCGGGGAAGCCCCGGGAAGGAACAGCAAGCCGCCGGAGTGGGAATCCTTCTGCAGATCATGATGCTCGTTCTCTCCTTCGTCCTCGGCCACGTCCTCCGCCGCCATCGGTTCTACTATCTACCAGAAGCTAGTGCCTCACTTTTGATCG GTCTAATTGTAGGTGGCTTGGCTAACATTTCAGATACTGAAACAAGCATTAG GGCATGGTTTAACTTTCACGAGGAatttttcttcctctttctGTTGCCTCCTATCATATT TCAGTCAGGATTCAGTTTGTCTCCT AAACCGTTCTTTTCAAACTTTGGAGCAATTGTGACATTTGCCATATTCGGAACATTTATTGCTTCAATGGTTACAGGTGTCTTGGT TTACATTGGCGGAGTGATTTTACTCATGTACAAACTTCCTTTTCTTGAGTGTCTGATGTTTGGGTCCCTTATATCAGCAACCGATCCTGTCACTGTTCTGTCCATATTTCAG GAGCTTGGCACAGATGTCAACCTTTATGCATTGGTGTTTGGTGAATCTGTTTTAAATGATGCA ATGGCAATTTCTCTATACAG GACGATGTCATTAGTGAGAAGCAATACCTCGTCTGGACAGAACTTTTTTATGATCATTGTCCGATTTATAGAGACATTTTTTGGATCAATGTCAGCAG GTGTTGGTGTTGGATTCATTTCAGCTCTG CTTTTCAAATATGCTGGATTGGATATTGACAA TCTTCAGAACTTGGAGTGTTGTCTGTTTGTCCTTTTCCCATATTTCTC TTACATGTTGGCGGAAGGTCTTGGTCTTTCTGGCATTGTGTCTATACTGTTCACTGGAATT GTAATGAAACGCTACACATACTCAAATTTGTCAGACAGTTCTCAGCGATTTGTATCTTCATTTTTTCATCTGATATCTTCCTTGGCTGAGACATTTGT atttatatatatgggatttGATATAGCAATGGAACAACATAGTTGGTCACATGTTGGATTTATTTTCTTCTCAATT CTATTCATTGGAATTGCTAG GGCTGCAAATGTGTTTGGCTGTGCTTATCTGGTGAATCTGGTAAGACCTGCAAATCGAAAAATACCACCAAAACATCAGAAAGCACTCTGGTACAGTG GACTTCGAGGGGCTATGGCTTTTGCCCTTGCTTTACAGTCAGTTCATGATCTCCCCGAAGGGCATGGTCAGACAATTTTCACTGCAACCACAGCAATTATTGTTTTGACG GTCTTGATAATTGGTGGATCAACAGGTACTATGTTGGAAGCTTTAGATGTCGTTGGTGATGATTATGACAGCTCCTTGGGGACCTTGGGTGAA AGATTAGAGGGAAGTAATGGCTATATTGCGCCTTCTTATGATGAGGAGCCATCATCTGGAAGTAGGTTCAAGATGAAACTAAAAGAGTTCCACAAGAG CACTTCATCATTTACAGCAATAGATAGGAACTACCTAACTCCATTCTTTACAACTCAAAATGGTGATGAGGATGAACAAG AGGAGCTGTTCAGCAATTCCAGAAGACCAAGATATAGCGGCCATAGCTAA
- the LOC116023769 gene encoding auxin efflux carrier component 5-like, which translates to MIGWGDVYNVVVAVVPLYVALLLGYASVKWWRIFRTAEQCDAVTRFVSYFTLPLFTFEFTVHVDPYQMNYKFAAADAVSKAIIIALVAVWARSSSKGSFSWSITSFSLSTLTNGLVVGVPLIKAMYGPRAVDLVVQASVIQAVVWLTLLLFVLELRQTRNNFSSGGGGAAAGENGGEDLEGNRKAVVENSDRAAPSFWRASMKAVWSKLAMNPNTYGCFGGIIWAFISKRWHFEMPILMEGSILILSKAGTGTAMFSMGLFMALQEKVVACGAGVTAIGMALKFIAGPAAMAVASFAVGLRGDILRVAIIQAALPQSITSFIFAVEYGLHANVLSTAVILGMIVSLPVLVGYYAILEFVQ; encoded by the exons ATGATAGGGTGGGGAGATGTTTACAAtgtggtggtggcggtggtgccGTTATACGTGGCCTTACTTCTCGGCTACGCCTCCGTGAAGTGGTGGCGGATTTTCAGGACGGCGGAGCAGTGCGACGCCGTCACGCGCTTCGTGAGCTACTTCACGCTCCCGCTCTTCACCTTCGAGTTCACCGTCCACGTGGACCCCTACCAGATGAACTATAAATTCGCCGCCGCCGATGCCGTCTCCAAGGCCATAATCATCGCCCTCGTGGCGGTGTGGGCCCGGAGCAGCAGCAAAGGCAGTTTTTCCTGGTCAATCACTAGCTTCTCTCTCTCCACGTTGACTAACGGCCTCGTGGTCGGCGTGCCGTTGATCAAGGCCATGTACGGGCCGCGGGCGGTGGATCTGGTGGTCCAGGCGTCGGTCATTCAGGCCGTGGTTTGGTTGACGCTGCTTTTGTTCGTCCTGGAGCTCAGGCAAACCAGGAACAACTTTAGCTCCGGCGGGGGCGGCGCGGCGGCGGGAGAAAATGGCGGTGAAGATTTGGAGGGAAATAGGAAGGCGGTTGTGGAGAACAGTGATAGGGCGGCGCCTTCGTTTTGGAGGGCGTCCATGAAGGCGGTTTGGTCCAAGCTGGCAATGAATCCTAACACGTATGGTTGCTTTGGTGGCATAATTTGGGCATTTATCTCTAAGAG gTGGCACTTTGAAATGCCAATCCTGATGGAAGGCTCCATACTCATTCTGTCAAAGGCCGGCACTGGAACCGCCATGTTTAGCATGG GGCTGTTCATGGCATTGCAAGAGAAAGTGGTAGCATGTGGTGCGGGTGTGACGGCAATTGGGATGGCGTTGAAGTTCATAGCGGGGCCGGCCGCCATGGCAGTAGCTTCTTTTGCAGTAGGTCTGCGTGGGGATATCTTAAGGGTTGCCATTATACAG GCAGCGTTACCACAGTCCATTACCTCCTTCATATTTGCAGTAGAATACGGACTGCATGCAAATGTTCTTAGCACTGC GGTTATATTGGGGATGATCGTGTCGCTGCCAGTATTAGTTGGGTACTATGCAATTTTGGAGTTTGTACAATAA
- the LOC116022249 gene encoding uncharacterized protein LOC116022249, producing MQCPSNSFRYNGTLCACNPGYVFDATRRSCSLFADWGPIEVESGVDYNSVSLPGSSTIFDFDSMKKLTHSQSVILQATFILVLSWLVLCFLARFAPLGDGRSFWFQIRWWISRLDICFATRHWLDDQKVVKKRKTELGGTCSIASWILFIGLFVALLYQLISNRTIEVNNVRATNAPDLEAFRNDLEFNITTISSMTCSHLRGLETVASGNPGFVDYRVAPLSTFASHSCINTTKGPTIILKCTNCPLTRDSAFVSWRFIDLPNNPATAVGFEFNLTAKNPANKKHLSFVSGTLRNGSNAGNKPVTYRGTTPNILKFNVFPRIYRNMDNLRLIQPLFHEFLPGSSFNEVNQLQSSLQNSNDGLVNTTLYVSFLSSYIVEIDNENIMGPVSFLADLGGLYCISIVIFFYMMMQCENRIKRFRNEDSVIRMVRSRRRAQDHWNKLRKYVMYTWAPSALEDKFNNVRDDGCCTGAALESLHKKGSLHKQKEQMRLDTISFSRKVSLPDNKNTIIEQTGLQKVAHPVSILEKRSSSKAELENIVSEIKDGKHDDNTGLHFAVGGLDLPPPPPLEHQGPEQMSMSNLQRNIENLYEYNAMLREKLIAAQSMLHALANNESPSADSSSTAK from the exons ATGCAGTGTCCGAGCAACTCTTTTCGCTACAATGGAACCTTGTGCGCGTGCAACCCTGGTTACGTGTTCGACGCTACTCGCCGGAGCTGCTCGCTCTTCGCCGACTGGGGTCCAATCGAGGTGGAATCCGGCGTGGACTACAACTCCGTTTCTCTCCCCGGCAGCAGCACTATCTTCGACTTTGATTCCATGAAGAAGCTCACACACTCGCAGTCCGTGATCCTTCAGGCAACCTTCATCTTAGTCCTCTCCTGGCTCGTCTTATGCTTCTTAGCTCGTTTCGCTCCGCTAGGCGATGGACGCTCCTTCTGGTTCCAGATCCGGTGGTGGATTAGCCGCCTCGACATCTGCTTCGCCACTCGCCATTGGCTT GATGACCAGAAGGTAGTTAAGAAGCGCAAAACAGAGCTCGGCGGAACTTGCTCGATAGCAAGTTGGATACTTTTTATTGGTCTATTTGTTGC GTTGCTTTACCAGCTCATATCCAATAGAACCATCGAGGTGAATAACGTAAGAGCAACAAATGCACCTGATTTAGAAGCATTCAGGAATGATCTTGAGTTTAATATTACTACCATTTCAAGCATGACTTGTTCACACTTACGAGGTCTTGAGACAGTTGCAAGTGGGAATCCTGGCTTTGTTGACTATAGAGTGGCTCCTCTGTCAACCTTTGCTAGCCATTCATGCATAAACACCACTAAGGGACCGACTATTATTCTTAAGTGCACAAATTGCCCGCTTACACGAGACAGTGCCTTTGTATCTTGGCGATTCATTGATCTTCCAAATAATCCTGCAACTGCTGTTGGATTTGAGTTTAACCTAACAGCAAAAAATCCAGCAAATAAGAAGCACCTGAGTTTTGTCAGTGGAACACTGAGAAATGGCAGCAATGCTGGCAACAAGCCAGTTACATATAGAGGGACAACTCCAAATATATTAAAGTTCAATGTATTTCCTAGAATTTACCGTAATATGGACAACTTGAGACTCATCCAGCCGCTATTTCATGAGTTTCTCCCAGGTTCATCTTTCAATGAAGTAAATCAACTTCAATCATCTCTCCAAAACTCTAATGATGGCCTCGTCAACACCACATTATATGTCAGTTTTCTTTCTTCATATATTGTGGAGATAGATAATGAAAACATTATGGGTCCTG TAAGCTTCCTTGCGGATCTTGGTGGCCTTTATTGTATCAGCATTGTTATCTTCTTCTACATGATGATGCAG TGTGAAAACAGGATAAAGAGATTCCGCAACGAGGATAGTGTGATACGAATGGTTAGAAGTCGTAGGAGAGCTCAAGATCACTGGAACAAG TTAAGGAAGTATGTGATGTACACATGGGCACCTAGCGCATTGGAAGACAAGTTCAACAATGTGAGAGATGATGGGTGTTGCACTGGTGCTGCATTGGAATCATTACATAAAAAGGGTTCATTGCACAAGCAAAAAGAGCAAATGAGACTAGATACCATAAGTTTTAGCAGAAAAGTTAGCTTGCCAGACAATAAG AATACTATCATAGAGCAGACTGGTCTTCAGAAGGTGGCACATCCTGTATCTATCCTGGAAAAGAGATCATCCTCAAAGGCAGAACTG GAAAATATTGTATCTgaaattaaagatggaaaacaTGACGACAATACTGGCTTGCATTTTGCAGTTGGTGGTTTAGATCTTCCACCTCCTCCTCCATTAG AACATCAGGGTCCTGAGCAGATGAGTATGAGCAATCTCCAGAGAAATATCGAAAACCTATATGAATACAATGCTATGCTAAGGGAGAAGTTGATTGCCGCACAGTCAATGCTTCATGCTCTAGCAAACAACGAGTCGCCTTCAGCAGACAGCAGCTCTACAGCCAAATGA